A genomic segment from Halomonas sp. TA22 encodes:
- the hemN gene encoding oxygen-independent coproporphyrinogen III oxidase: protein MNHDELSFNRALVEKYDRPGPRYTSYPTAPRFHSAFALDDYRDAVQQSNGDLLPKPLSVYIHIPFCKSLCYYCACNKIITQKNDKAEEYLRYLKREITLQAALFDHDRKLTQLHLGGGTPTYLSQAQLAELMAALDKAFNMEHGEAREFSLEVDPRTVSPAQIHELYALGFNRLSLGVQDFDAEVQQAVNRIQSEEETVALVEAAREAGFKSVSVDLIYGLPLQTVESFSATLDKIVALRPDRIAAYSYAHLPDTFRAQRLIRPEDMPPPERKLELLELTVNRLQAAGYVYIGMDHFALPDDELVLARDNGTLQRNFQGYSTHADCDLIGLGVSAIGKVGDSYSQNVKTLSEYYAKLDELQLPVQRGYSLHDDDCLRRDVIHQLMCHGRVGIGTIERRYRIEFDDYFADALAALEEPIADDLVSVTDEAVVLHPAGRLMMRSVAMAFDAYLAHTTQQGRFSRTV, encoded by the coding sequence ATGAATCACGATGAGCTGTCATTCAACCGGGCGCTGGTCGAGAAATATGATCGTCCGGGGCCGCGTTACACCTCCTATCCCACTGCACCGCGGTTTCATAGCGCCTTCGCGCTGGACGACTATCGCGATGCGGTTCAGCAGAGCAACGGCGACCTGCTGCCCAAGCCGCTGTCCGTCTACATTCACATCCCGTTCTGCAAGAGCCTTTGCTACTACTGCGCCTGCAACAAGATCATCACGCAGAAGAACGACAAGGCGGAGGAGTATCTGCGCTATCTCAAGCGCGAGATCACCTTGCAGGCCGCGCTCTTCGATCACGATCGCAAGCTGACCCAGTTGCACCTGGGCGGAGGCACGCCTACCTACCTGAGCCAGGCCCAGCTCGCCGAGCTGATGGCAGCGCTGGACAAGGCGTTCAACATGGAGCATGGCGAGGCGCGTGAATTTTCGCTGGAAGTCGACCCGCGTACCGTATCGCCTGCGCAGATTCATGAGTTGTATGCGCTGGGTTTCAACCGCCTGAGCCTGGGAGTGCAGGATTTCGATGCCGAGGTGCAGCAGGCCGTCAATCGCATCCAGAGCGAGGAAGAGACGGTCGCGCTGGTCGAGGCTGCCCGCGAGGCGGGCTTCAAGTCGGTGAGCGTCGATCTGATCTACGGCTTGCCGCTGCAGACCGTGGAGAGCTTCTCCGCCACGCTGGACAAGATCGTCGCGCTGCGACCGGACCGTATCGCCGCCTACAGCTATGCGCACCTGCCCGACACCTTCCGTGCCCAGCGGCTGATTCGCCCCGAGGACATGCCACCGCCGGAGCGCAAGCTCGAGCTGCTCGAGCTGACCGTCAATCGCCTGCAGGCTGCGGGTTATGTCTATATCGGCATGGATCACTTCGCACTGCCCGACGATGAACTGGTATTGGCGCGCGACAATGGTACGCTGCAGCGCAACTTCCAAGGCTATTCGACCCATGCCGACTGCGACTTGATCGGGCTTGGCGTATCGGCGATCGGCAAGGTGGGCGACAGCTACAGCCAAAACGTCAAGACGCTATCGGAGTACTACGCCAAGCTCGATGAGCTGCAACTCCCGGTACAGCGCGGCTACAGCCTGCATGACGACGACTGCCTGCGCCGTGACGTGATTCATCAGTTGATGTGTCATGGGCGGGTGGGCATTGGCACTATCGAGCGTCGCTACAGGATCGAATTCGACGACTACTTCGCCGATGCCCTGGCGGCCCTTGAAGAGCCCATTGCCGACGACCTGGTGAGCGTGACCGATGAGGCGGTGGTGCTGCATCCGGCGGGGCGGCTGATGATGCGCAGCGTGGCCATGGCCTTCGATGCCTATCTGGCTCATACGACGCAGCAGGGTCGCTTCTCACGCACGGTCTGA